The region GTTTGAAAGCTGCGGGATTTGCGATAATTTCTTTAATAATTGGGATACTCTTGAGCGGCTCATACATTAAATGAGCAATTTCGCCCGGTTTCATGACGTCTTTTAGAACTATGAATAGGGCCAAAAAGAGGGGCAGTTGGATTAGTAGGGGCAGAATTGAAGCAAAGGGGTTAATTTCCTTTTCTTTATAGAGCTCCATCAACATTTTGCTCTCAAGTTGCTTGTCGCCAGCGGCTTTTTTACGAACTTTGGCTACTTCGGGGGCCAAATCTTGTAATTTCTTTTGGGACCGCAGTTGGGATGATAGTACCGGCCAGAGTGCCAAGCGAACCAGGATGGTTAAGATAATGACGGCAATACCAAAATCGTGGCCGGGCAGAACGGCATAAATCAGCATTAACAGGTTAAATAGTGGTTGGACTAGGATTTTATTAAACATTGTTTCCTCGAGAGGCACCGGCTTTTGTTAGGGCTCGTTTTAATTGAGCCTCAAGTTGGGTCACTGTTAGAGTCAGTGTGCTGGTTTTGACTGTTACTACTATATCGCAGCCAACTTTAATTTGCTGCCAATCTTTGGCTAAGAGTTCGCTTAACTGGCGCCTAATTTTGTTGCGATCAACCGCCTTCTTGGAGACTTTCTTGCCGACCACCACGACGGCTCTAGAATCCGCGCGATGACGATCCAGGGATTTAACACTTAAGTTTTCGGCACCACCAAAACGACCGGTTTTATACACCCGATTGATGTCGCGACTACTGCGCAGACGTCTCGGGCGCGCTAGCATTAAGCACTCACTCTCTGGCGTTTCTTCAGGCGCCTGCGGGCAATAATGTTTTGGCCAGCTCGGGTCCTCATTCTAGCCATGAAGCCGTGAACTTTTTGGCGATGGCGTTTCTTTGGTTGGTATGTTCTTTTGGGCATAAATTTACCTTTAATAGTCACAAAATGTACCAAGATAGATTACGCTAAATCGCCGATAGCGTCAATTTTACTGAAATTATGTCTGGGTTGCTTTCCACACAAAGAATTGAGTTATCCACCAAAATTGATCTGAAAATTTACATCTGTGGATAAACCGTACGGCAAATATTCGGGTTGTGGAAAAGGCTTATGGTACGTTATGCTCTTTATAACGAAAAGCGATTAAGGTGGAGGTATATGGAAGGAAAGGGGCTTTGGCAGGCTGCGCTTGGTGAATTAGAAGTCACGATCAGCCGCGCTAATTTTGCAACTTGGTTTCGGCACACTTCGATCGTTGCCAACAACGACGGCTTAATCGTGATTGCAGTGCCAAATATCTTTACCAAAGAATGGTTGGAAAAGAAGTACGATAACGATATTAAGTCGGCTCTAACCCGAGTTTGTAGGGGTTTTAAGGGGGTGGAATATAAGGTCAAATCAACCTCTCCAGAAAAACTCGATCCAGTTTTGGCTGAAACCCTAGCAACCATTCCAAAAGCTGTCTCTGGCCCCCAAAGTCCAACCCTAAGCGACACTCATTCCAACATCAACTCGAAATACACGTTTGAAACTTTCGTTGTTGGCTCCAGTAATGAGTTAGCCTACGCGGCTTGCCAAGCGGTGGCTAAGCACCCAGGGACCAAATACAATCCTCTGTTTCTCTATGGTGGCGTTGGTCTGGGTAAAACCCATTTAATGCAGGCGGTTGGGAATGAAATATTAAGAACAAATCCCAATAAACGAGTAGCTTATTTGACTAGTGAAGGTTTTACCAATGAGTTTTTGTCGAGCCTATCGCGAAAAAAATCAGAAACCTTCGTCGAAAAATATCGCCGGGTCGATGTCTTAATTGTTGACGACATGCAGTTTTTGGCCGGCAAGGAAAAGACTCAAGAAGAATTCTTCCATACCTTTAACGCTCTTCATCAATCAAATAAACAAATTATCATTTCAAGCGATAAGCCACCCAAAGCCATCGCTGGGTTGGAGGAGCGTTTACGCTCAAGGTTTGAATGGGGCATGACAGCCGATATCCAAGCCCCGGACCTAGAAACTCGCTCAGCAATACTCATGAATAAGGCTAATTCTCAGGGTATTACCCTTCCACTAGAGGTAGTCGACTACTTAGCCAGAACTTTCACTGGTAATATTCGTGAATTAGAGGGGGCTCTAACAAAATTACTAGCTCACTGCGAGCTATACGGCTCCGAACCGACTTTAATGGCGGCCCAAGCTTTGTTGGGAAGTATGGGTCTAAAACCCAGGCAACGAGCTCTAACCGCCAAAGTAGTGCTCGAAAAAATTGCGGCTTATTTTGATTTACAGGTGTCTGATCTAGTTGGTATAAAACGAGATAAAGAGATCGTTGTGCCCAGGCAAATGGCCATGTATTTAATGCGTCACGAATTGGGTATGAGTTTTCC is a window of Candidatus Saccharimonadales bacterium DNA encoding:
- a CDS encoding YidC/Oxa1 family membrane protein insertase, which encodes MFNKILVQPLFNLLMLIYAVLPGHDFGIAVIILTILVRLALWPVLSSQLRSQKKLQDLAPEVAKVRKKAAGDKQLESKMLMELYKEKEINPFASILPLLIQLPLFLALFIVLKDVMKPGEIAHLMYEPLKSIPIIKEIIANPAAFKPELLGIIDLTKPNIFLAITAGIAQYFQTKQLMPKSTSGDTQAQVMNSTTKIFPFLTFLIALRLPSALALYWTVASLVAILQQSILLREDVRDLEKE
- the rnpA gene encoding ribonuclease P protein component translates to MLARPRRLRSSRDINRVYKTGRFGGAENLSVKSLDRHRADSRAVVVVGKKVSKKAVDRNKIRRQLSELLAKDWQQIKVGCDIVVTVKTSTLTLTVTQLEAQLKRALTKAGASRGNNV
- the rpmH gene encoding 50S ribosomal protein L34, producing the protein MPKRTYQPKKRHRQKVHGFMARMRTRAGQNIIARRRLKKRQRVSA
- the dnaA gene encoding chromosomal replication initiator protein DnaA gives rise to the protein MEGKGLWQAALGELEVTISRANFATWFRHTSIVANNDGLIVIAVPNIFTKEWLEKKYDNDIKSALTRVCRGFKGVEYKVKSTSPEKLDPVLAETLATIPKAVSGPQSPTLSDTHSNINSKYTFETFVVGSSNELAYAACQAVAKHPGTKYNPLFLYGGVGLGKTHLMQAVGNEILRTNPNKRVAYLTSEGFTNEFLSSLSRKKSETFVEKYRRVDVLIVDDMQFLAGKEKTQEEFFHTFNALHQSNKQIIISSDKPPKAIAGLEERLRSRFEWGMTADIQAPDLETRSAILMNKANSQGITLPLEVVDYLARTFTGNIRELEGALTKLLAHCELYGSEPTLMAAQALLGSMGLKPRQRALTAKVVLEKIAAYFDLQVSDLVGIKRDKEIVVPRQMAMYLMRHELGMSFPKIALSVGGRDHTTAMHSVSKIERSVEGDEILRQELVGIKEQLYV